A genomic segment from Desulfonatronum lacustre DSM 10312 encodes:
- a CDS encoding antitoxin: MNMARHVRIFRSGCCQAIRIPKEFELDADSAIIRREGDRLIIEPVRTKGLLGTLATLSAINEIFPDMDSGLPPLDDVHL, translated from the coding sequence ATGAATATGGCGCGTCATGTTCGTATTTTTCGCAGTGGCTGCTGCCAAGCCATTCGCATTCCCAAGGAGTTTGAACTGGATGCCGACTCGGCCATCATCCGCCGTGAGGGTGATCGGCTGATCATCGAGCCGGTCAGGACAAAAGGGTTGCTGGGTACGCTTGCCACGTTGTCCGCCATCAATGAGATTTTTCCGGATATGGACTCCGGGTTGCCTCCCCTGGATGATGTGCATCTGTAA
- a CDS encoding type II secretion system protein: MKNKGFTLLEVLVVIGIMGLMAAMIWPMRGTLDDSQRERVTIEKMDAIVEAILGHEQIKDHYDLSRTIGGYVGDIGKWPELYEPGGGGGLDGERGEFVGGRFQWERPFKNLKIDGDTKKESLGQPRGLWAKDEVAAEDRSKWKGPYLTPPVTRNPALGKHYAKNQAEYEGLDPTDREYFHLLQGSEQLTDGWNRAFRFFIIGETGETFCIVSLGPRGFGYEDDYEQDCDPDSPENQGKIVRALHKSEWGAVLAARALRSTSTHQLIFITQDHMDRMVRALIGESPSGPNTGYTGDLLDWPELFNWVCRDDGGNMVDCEDEIAVSGTGKWEYECEDQSFSDKIAFKYGQPRGLWERGELATSWLGVGWRHAYLEAPDGTNESEELKDAWDNAYHFFRVVEQINGNNLEQFMILSGGESGAFHFPPADESGEPYVDPDYLKAGGPAVLSKRVRFYMNHYNPDHPSNQDNIVRIVRRNEWLPGFMDVTLAIAGGDCNEVKCGIYGVLPDQSDLVSHEVIDDLCVFKAKYDDNGGDKQIVTGGRYWVCWEGGGDEPSPGDNAWWKIFSTYGHPAKNVNVSLNASDFQPLPDPEEDE; encoded by the coding sequence ATGAAAAACAAAGGCTTTACCCTCCTGGAAGTGCTTGTCGTGATCGGGATCATGGGCTTGATGGCAGCCATGATCTGGCCCATGCGGGGGACTTTGGACGATTCGCAGCGGGAACGGGTAACCATCGAGAAAATGGACGCCATCGTCGAGGCCATCCTCGGGCACGAGCAGATCAAGGACCACTATGACCTCAGCCGGACCATCGGCGGGTATGTGGGGGATATTGGGAAGTGGCCGGAGTTGTATGAGCCGGGGGGGGGCGGCGGTCTGGACGGGGAGCGTGGAGAGTTTGTCGGAGGGCGATTCCAGTGGGAGCGGCCGTTCAAAAATCTAAAAATTGATGGCGACACGAAAAAAGAAAGCCTGGGTCAGCCACGGGGGCTGTGGGCGAAGGACGAGGTTGCTGCCGAAGACAGAAGCAAGTGGAAAGGCCCCTACCTGACCCCGCCGGTAACCCGCAACCCGGCCCTGGGCAAACATTACGCCAAGAATCAGGCGGAATATGAGGGCTTGGACCCAACTGACCGTGAATATTTCCACCTCCTGCAAGGCAGTGAGCAGCTTACGGACGGCTGGAACCGGGCGTTCCGGTTTTTTATCATCGGCGAAACAGGCGAAACATTCTGTATCGTCTCCCTGGGGCCGCGCGGGTTTGGGTACGAAGATGATTATGAACAGGACTGCGACCCGGATTCCCCGGAAAACCAGGGCAAGATCGTCAGGGCGTTGCATAAGAGCGAATGGGGTGCGGTACTGGCGGCGCGAGCGTTACGTAGCACTTCGACCCATCAATTGATCTTCATCACCCAGGACCACATGGACCGCATGGTCCGCGCCCTGATCGGCGAATCTCCCTCCGGCCCGAATACCGGATACACCGGCGATCTTCTGGACTGGCCGGAGTTGTTCAACTGGGTGTGCCGTGATGACGGGGGAAATATGGTCGATTGCGAAGATGAGATTGCCGTTAGTGGGACCGGGAAATGGGAATATGAATGTGAGGATCAGTCTTTCTCTGATAAAATAGCGTTCAAATATGGGCAACCACGCGGACTTTGGGAACGTGGCGAGCTGGCCACCAGCTGGCTCGGCGTGGGTTGGCGGCACGCCTATCTTGAAGCGCCGGACGGGACTAATGAGAGCGAAGAACTCAAGGACGCCTGGGACAACGCTTATCATTTTTTCAGAGTTGTGGAGCAAATCAACGGCAACAATTTGGAACAGTTCATGATTCTTTCCGGCGGGGAGTCGGGGGCTTTTCATTTTCCCCCGGCGGATGAATCGGGAGAGCCCTATGTCGACCCGGATTATCTTAAAGCTGGAGGCCCTGCTGTCTTATCGAAAAGAGTCCGTTTTTATATGAATCACTACAATCCCGATCATCCTTCAAATCAGGACAATATCGTACGCATCGTCCGGCGCAACGAATGGTTGCCGGGCTTTATGGATGTGACGCTGGCCATCGCGGGAGGCGACTGCAATGAGGTCAAATGCGGAATATACGGTGTTTTGCCTGATCAATCCGACCTTGTTTCCCATGAGGTGATCGATGATCTGTGCGTGTTCAAGGCTAAGTATGACGACAACGGTGGCGATAAGCAGATCGTCACCGGTGGCAGATATTGGGTTTGCTGGGAAGGCGGAGGTGATGAGCCTAGTCCGGGCGATAACGCATGGTGGAAGATTTTCAGCACCTATGGCCATCCGGCAAAGAATGTGAACGTTAGTCTGAACGCTTCAGACTTTCAGCCTTTGCCCGACCCCGAAGAAGACGAATAA